GACCCCGACCACTTGCGCGAGGAGCTCGGCGACCTGCTGCTCCAGGTCTACTTCCATGCGGTGATCGCCGAGGAGGCGGGTGACTTCACCCTGGACGACGTCGCCCGCGGCATCGCGGAGAAGATGCGGCTGCGCAACCCGCACGTCTTCGCGGTCGACACTCCGACCACGCTGTCGGCCGCCGAGGTGAACGACCGCTGGCAGCAGATCAAGGAGACCGAGAAGCCCCGCGTTACGCCGTACGACGGCATACCGGAGGCGCTGCCCGCCCTGCTGCTGGCCACCAAGGTGCTCGAGCGCCTGGGCGAACCGGCCGCCGCGCTCCCGCCGGCCGAGCGCGACCCGGCGGACGAGACCGCGATCGGCGACCGGCTCCTCGCCGTCGTCTCCGACGCGCTCGCCGCCGGGGTGGACCCCGAGCAGGCGCTCCGCGCCGCCGTCCGCCGCCGCACCCCCCGCTGAGTCGGCGCAAAGGCACATGCCCAAGCCGCTGAGTCGGCGCAAGTGTGCACGCCGAAGCCGCCGACTCGGCGCAAGTGTGCACGCCGAAGCCGCCGACTCGACGTCGTACAGCAGTCTGTTTGCGCCGACTCGGCGTCGTGCGGGTGTCTGATTGCGCCGACTCGGCGTCGTATGGATGTCTCTTTCTGCCGACTCGGCGTCGTGCGGGTGTCTGTTTGCGCCGACTCGGCGTCGTGCGGGTGTCTGTTTGTGCCGACTCGGCGTCGTGACCGGCCCGCGAGTGCTGTGCGCCGGGGCGGTGGGGCGTGGATAGTCTGAGCGGCATGGCGATCATCGAAGCTGTCGGCGCACGCGAGATCCTCGACTCCCGGGGCAACCCCACGGTCGAGGTCGAGGTGCTGCTCGACGACGGCACGTTCGCCCGCGCTGCAGTGCCCAGCGGGGCGTCAACCGGCGCCTTCGAGGCCGTCGAGCTGCGCGACGGTGACCAGCGGTACGGCGGCAAGGGCGTGCTGAAGGCGGTCGACGGCGTCGTCCAGCGGATCGGTCCGGCCCTCGAGGGCCTCGACGCCGACGACCAGCGGCTCGTCGACCAGACGATGATCGACCTCGACGGCACCCCCAACAAGGCCGAGCTCGGCGCCAACGCGATCCTCGGCGCCTCGCTGGCCGTGGCCCGGGCCGCGGCCGACTCCTCGGGCCTGCCGCTCTACCGCTACGTCGGCGGCCCGAACGCCCACCTGCTCCCGGTGCCGATGATGA
This genomic window from Nocardioides cynanchi contains:
- a CDS encoding MazG family protein — its product is MAAPQPGEPLLDFRADMERLRAECPWKREQTHRSLARYLQEEAYEVLEAIDTGDPDHLREELGDLLLQVYFHAVIAEEAGDFTLDDVARGIAEKMRLRNPHVFAVDTPTTLSAAEVNDRWQQIKETEKPRVTPYDGIPEALPALLLATKVLERLGEPAAALPPAERDPADETAIGDRLLAVVSDALAAGVDPEQALRAAVRRRTPR